One region of Populus trichocarpa isolate Nisqually-1 chromosome 4, P.trichocarpa_v4.1, whole genome shotgun sequence genomic DNA includes:
- the LOC18097706 gene encoding LOW QUALITY PROTEIN: BAG family molecular chaperone regulator 8, chloroplastic (The sequence of the model RefSeq protein was modified relative to this genomic sequence to represent the inferred CDS: substituted 1 base at 1 genomic stop codon): MASHYHDHHCQNQVSIPPSQHKMASHYHDHHCQNQVSIPAAATHCCXSHCFSQPLHPPPSPAPQVSIDPLLQSPVSLLQQQQQHHQPRLFSPCLNKRNNPQKNNHQRTNFLPQKLYFHEEDDPHQTHFVLSPLLQRINTLESSLHHISTSSNNISHYYPSRTLRDTAARVIRTHFRAFLVHRSTLSQLKELAFIKSSFNSLKSSISCKSLFDFEVVYRKAMDLLLKLDSIQGLLGGDPMIRDGRRSVTRDLVRFLEFIDGFAVKRHERSCNSARNVRVLGKSNNARILNAKNDYGGYGNLIENPRRNMRNGGDFESNGYCLESKWEFSFLCSSACKDGIKS, encoded by the exons ATGGCCTCTCACTACCACGATCACCACTGCCAAAACCAAGTATCCATCCCCCCCTCGCAACACAAAATGGCCTCTCACTACCACGATCACCACTGCCAAAACCAAGTATCCATCCCCGCCGCCGCCACTCACTGCTGTTAGAGCCACTGTTTCAGCCAACCTCTCCACCCGCCACCATCACCAGCACCACAAGTATCAATCGATCCACTTCTTCAATCCCCTGTTTCTCTCCtccaacagcagcagcaacaccaccaaccCCGTCTCTTCTCTCCTTGTCTTAACAAGAGAAACAacccccaaaaaaataatcaccaaaGAACAAACTTTCTCCCTCAAAAGCTATATTTCCATGAAGAAGATGACCCCCATCAAACCCattttgttctctctcctcttcttcAACGAATCAACACTCTCGAGTCCTCCCTTCACCATATTTCTACTTCTAGTAATAATATTAGTCATTACTATCCTTCACGTACTCTCAGAGACACAGCTGCACGTGTTATTCGAACCCATTTTCGTGCCTTTCTTGTTCACCGATCAACCCTAAGCCAGCTCAAGGAGCTTGCTTTTATCAAATCCAGTTTTAACTCGCTGAAGTCTTCTATTTCTTGTAAATCTCTTTTTGATTTTGAGGTTGTTTATCGTAAAGCCATGGACTTGCTGCTCAAACTTGACTCCATTCAGG GTTTGTTGGGTGGTGATCCTATGATCAGAGATGGAAGAAGGTCAGTTACTAGAGATTTGGTAAGGTTTTTGGAGTTCATTGATGGGTTTGCAGTTAAAAGGCATGAACGTTCATGTAATTCTGCTAGGAATGTGAGGGTCTTAGGGAAGAGTAACAACGCTAGGATCTTGAATGCCAAGAATGATTATGGTGGTTATGGAAATTTGATTGAGAATCCTAGAAGGAATATGAGAAATGGTGGTGACTTTGAAAGTAATGGGTATTGCCTCGAATCAAAATGGGAGTTTAGTTTTCTCTGCTCCAGTGCCTGTAAAGATGGAATCAAGAGCTGA
- the LOC7472612 gene encoding pentatricopeptide repeat-containing protein At5g39350 — MNGPTKTTISKTTKLLLAPKTTQYQSLLKHYGAAQSLTSTKQLHAHLITSGLLSIDIRSVLVATYAHCGYVHNARKLFDELRQRGTLLYNFMIKMYIAKGDYFEAMKVFLEMLGSKDCCPDNYTYPFVIKACSELLLVEYGRVLHGLTLVSKFGSHLFVLNSLLAMYMNCGEVEEARKVFDAMKEKSVVSWNTMINGYFKNGFANTALVVFNQMVDSGVEIDGASVVSVLPACGYLKELEVGRRVHGLVEEKVLGKKIVSNALVDMYAKCGSMDEARLVFDNMVERDVVSWTSMINGYILNGDAKSALSLFKIMQIEGLRPNSVTIALILLACASLNNLKDGRCLHGWVMKQRLYSEVAVETSLIDMYAKCNCLGLSFSVFTRTSRKKTVPWNALLSGCVHNKLATEAIGLFKKMLMEGVEINAATCNSLLPAYGILADLQPVNNINSYLMRSGFVSNIQVATSLIDIYSKCGSLESAHKIFNTIPVDVQDIFVWSIIIAGYGMHGHGETAVSLFKQMVQSGVKPNDVTFTSVLQSCSHAGMVDDGLYLFKFMLKDHQTIPNDDHYTCMVDLLGRAGRMDEAYDLIKTMPFMPGHAVWGALLGACVMHENVELGEVAARWLFELEPGNTGNYVLLAKLYAALGRWEDAENVRQRMDDIGLRKAPAHSLIEAGTVNW, encoded by the coding sequence ATGAATGGCCCAACAAAGACTACTATATCCAAAACAACCAAGCTCTTGCTCGCCCCTAAAACGACCCAATACCAGTCTCTCTTAAAACACTATGGAGCCGCTCAATCCCTCACCAGTACAAAACAACTCCATGCCCACCTCATTACCTCTGGCCTTCTCTCCATCGATATCCGGTCAGTCCTTGTCGCAACCTATGCGCACTGTGGGTACGTTCATAATGCACGCAAACTGTTCGATGAATTGCGTCAACGAGGCACGCTCTTATATAATTTCATGATTAAAATGTATATAGCTAAGGGGGATTATTTTGAAGCGATGAAGGTGTTTCTTGAAATGCTTGGATCAAAAGATTGCTGCCCGGATAATTATACATACCCGTTTGTTATTAAAGCCTGTAGTGAATTGTTATTGGTTGAATATGGTAGAGTGCTTCATGGCCTGACGTTAGTGTCAAAGTTTGGTTCACACTTGTTTGTGCTGAATTCTTTATTGGCAATGTATATGAATTGTGGGGAGGTGGAGGAGGCAAGAAAAGTTTTTGATGCAATGAAAGAGAAGAGTGTGGTTTCTTGGAATACGATGATAAATGGGTATTTCAAGAATGGGTTTGCAAATACTGCTTTGGTGGTTTTTAACCAAATGGTGGATTCTGGGGTTGAAATTGATGGTGCTAGTGTGGTTTCCGTGTTGCCGGCTTGTGGGTATTTGAAGGAATTGGAAGTGGGGAGAAGGGTTCATGGATTAGTGGAAGAGAAGGTTTTAGGTAAAAAGATAGTGAGCAATGCATTGGTGGATATGTATGCTAAGTGTGGTAGTATGGATGAGGCGAGATTGGTTTTTGATAACATGGTTGAAAGGGATGTAGTGAGTTGGACTTCAATGATTAATGGGTACATTTTGAATGGTGATGCGAAAAGTGCATTATCACTTTTTAAGATTATGCAGATTGAAGGGTTACGACCCAATTCAGTGACTATAGCCTTGATTCTTTTGGCTTGTGCTAGTTTGAATAATTTGAAGGACGGTCGTTGCTTGCATGGTTGGGTGATGAAGCAAAGGCTTTATTCAGAAGTTGCTGTAGAGACTTCATTGATTGACATGTATGCAAAATGCAATTGTCTTGGCCTAAGTTTCTCAGTCTTTACTAGAActtcaagaaagaaaacagtTCCATGGAATGCATTGCTCTCTGGTTGTGTTCATAATAAACTTGCAACCGAAGCAATAGGACTTTTCAAGAAAATGCTGATGGAAGGAGTGGAAATAAATGCTGCAACATGCAATAGTCTCCTTCCTGCATATGGCATTCTTGCTGATCTGCAGCCTGTAAACAATATAAACAGTTATCTAATGAGGTCTGGGTTTGTTTCAAATATTCAAGTTGCCACATCTCTGATTGATATATATTCCAAGTGTGGAAGTTTAGAATCTGCTCACAAGATTTTTAATACCATCCCTGTAGATGTCCAGGACATTTTTGTGTGGAGTATAATTATAGCTGGTTATGGAATGCATGGACATGGTGAGACTGCTGTTTCACTTTTCAAACAAATGGTTCAGTCTGGGGTGAAGCCAAATGATGTTACTTTTACTTCAGTATTGCAATCTTGCAGCCATGCTGGCATGGTGGATGATGGCTTGTATTTGTTCAAATTCATGCTCAAGGATCACCAAACAATCCCCAATGATGATCATTACACATGCATGGTTGATTTGCTTGGTCGTGCTGGTCGAATGGATGAAGCTTATGATCTGATAAAGACAATGCCATTTATGCCAGGCCATGCTGTTTGGGGTGCATTGCTTGGTGCTTGTGTGATGCATGAAAATGTTGAATTGGGAGAGGTTGCAGCAAGATGGCTTTTTGAGCTCGAGCCAGGTAACACAGGAAATTATGTGCTGCTGGCCAAACTTTATGCTGCATTGGGAAGGTGGGAAGATGCAGAAAATGTGAGACAAAGGATGGATGACATAGGATTAAGAAAAGCACCTGCCCACAGTCTGATCGAGGCTGGAACTGTGAATTGGTAA